The following DNA comes from Spirulina major PCC 6313.
ATCGTTTGTATGATGTGCTGCAAATCCTGAAGCGGATCGGGCAAGTGGTGCTAGATGTCCCTGAATCTGGGGATTGACGGCCCAGGATTATTCTTGGGGGATGGGTTGGGGTTGACGATGGGGGAAGGGCGATCGCACCTCCGGCAAGCCGCCTAAAATTCGCTCCAACATCGGGCGCACCTTCGCCACCTGTTCAGCGCGAATAATCATGTCCCACAGCGGCTCGAACTTCTTCCAACCCCCGGCATAGGCTAGATGGCGGGCGCGATGTTCCCAGGTGGGTTTTTGCCAAGCCCCTTGGAAAATCGCCGACCAGCGGTAAAACTGCTGATACGATCGCCAATACAACGCCTCCAGTTCCGCCGCGTCGATTTGGGCCGGTTGGAAGACCACATGGCGGGTGTCGTAGTCGGGCCAATGGTGATGGAGGAGGCGGCTTTGGGCGGCCATGCGATCATAAAGGGCCGTGCCGGGGTAAGGGGTGAGAATGTGAAACGTGGCGGTTTCGATGCCCTGTTGAACCGCCCATTCCACGGTGCGATCGCCCACGGACGGATCATCCTCATCCATGCCATAGACAAAACTACCGTTAATCATCACGCCAAACTCATGGAGGCGACGAATCGCGGCGGTGTAGTCCCGGTTGAGGTTGTGATATTTATGCTGGGCGCGGAGGTTTGCTTCGTTGAGAGTTTCAAAGCCCACAAATAAACTCCGCAACCCGCTTTCCACGGCTTTTTCCAATAAACCGGGTTGCAAAATGGCGTGAACGGTTCCCGCCGCTTGCCAGACCCGATTCATCCCCCGCATCCCCTCAAATAATGCCGCTGCAAATTGCGCATTGCCAAAGAGATGATCATCTAAGAAAAAGAGATGACGGCCTGGGAGTCGCTCAATTTCGGCCAAGGCTTCGTCCACGGCTTGGGTGTAGAAAGATTTGCCCCCCTGATAGAACGCATCTTTATAACAAAAGTCGCAATGGTGGGGACAGCCCCGCGAAACCACGATGGAATTGGGTACGAGATAGCGATCGCGCTGAATCAGGTCGCGGCGAATGGGGGGAACACCGAGGAGCGATCGCACCGTTGAACGATACAGCGATTGAACTGTCCCGCTGTGCCAATCCGCCCAAAACTGCGGCCAGGTATCCTCACCGGGGCCGAGGAAAATCGTATCAGCGTGCTGGGCGGCTTCCTCCGGTAAGGCCGTCACATGGAGGCCGCCCAGGCAGACATAGGCCCCCCGCGCCCGGTAGTGATCCGCCAATTCATAGGCCCGAAACGCAGACGTGATATAAACCTGAATCACCACCAAATCCGGGTCATCATCCAGGGTCAAGGGTTGAACATGTTCATCTTGAAGCTCGATCTCGGCATCGTCGGGGCAGAAGGATGCGATCGTCGCTAATCCCAAGGGCGGAAAGAGGGAATACTTGATGGGCCGCCAATGGGGGCTGAGGGCTTCGGTGAGCGCCGGAAGAATCATCTTGATACGCATGGCAAGGGTAAAAAATACGGTATTTACCCACCCTCACGCCCAGAAAATTCGATTCCATCTAGTGCCCATCAAGAATTATTGCGGGATATTGCAGCTTGTTCATCCTCACCAACGTTGCGAGTCTGGCCCTGGCAGGAGTGAGCCAGAGGCTCACTCCTGCCATAACGGTAAATTCTCTGGAGTGCGAGCTTCTAGCTCGCTGCCCTCATTCAGATTCGGAATTAGTGAGCCACTCCAGCGCGATCGCACTTTCCATCGTCGTCGTCACGGGTTGGGGTGGCGGGAGTCGGCTGGGGGTGATTTGGCCGGTGATCGGGGCGGTGAATTGGGGGTCAGCACTGGCGCAGAGGGGGATATGGCGATCGCTCACGAGTAACCCCTGGGTGGGATCATAGCCATGCCAGCCTGCACCGGGGAGATAGACCTCAATCCAGGCGTGGAGGTCGCGATCGCTTTGGTCGCGATCGCCCTCCTGATAGCCACTCACAAACCGTGCCGGAATTCCCAAACTGCGGCACACCTCCATAAACAGCACCGCCCAATCTCGACAAGACCCCTGACGGCGGCGCAGCGTCACCCCCGGCAACCAGGGCGCACCGCTTGCCCGATAGATATAGTCCCAATCGGTGTAAAGCATTTGGTTGAGGCGGTTGAGGAAGTCGAGGGTATTGCCCTGGCTGTCGCTGTGGAGGTCTTGAGCAAGGGCGATCGCACCCGGATCGAAACTCGCTTGCACCGGACGGAGGTAGGGGGTGAGTTGGGCGGCGAGGCTGTGGGGATAGTCCCACGGCAGGGCCGTCGCCCAAGCATCGAGGAGGTAGTTAAAGGGGTTGGATTGCAGAGTTTCGACGGTCATTGTTGCCGTGATCGTCAGGGTGGGCGTAGGGTCGTGAAACCAAACTTTGGTGAGGGTATTGCCGTCGAGGTCGGTGAATTGCGATCGCCCCACGGGTTCCGGCGTGACTTGCAATTCCCACTGCTCTAGCCGTTGTCTCGCGTCCCCCTGGGGATAGAGGCGGATCAGATGGGGCTTGAGGATGATGCGATCGCTGTAGCGGTAGGTGGTTTTGTGGCGGATGTGGTAGCGCATAATCCTAAGGAGGGTGAGACCAAACAAGGGTTGATCCCTAGTGTCTTGTCTAGCTTAAAAAGGTGAGTTGTTATCCAGAGGGGTGAGGGTCGTCGAACCCCGGAGCACCAGACTTCGACTTCGCTCAGTCTTCCAGTTACTTGCCATCTGAGGCTAGACAGTCCACTAGGGCGTGTCATTCAGTTAAGCCAAACAACAAAAGCAGCCAGGTAGATAAGCTGATCAGCATCTAAATTGTATTGACTGAGTTTCCTTTGTTTTTGATATTCCGATGCCAATTAGCTTACCGATTCTGTGTACACCCTATGAACTGCTCGGAGATTAATTATGTATCAAGATGCAATTTTAGAAGAGATTCACAGAATTCGTGAAGAGTATGCACGGTCATTCAATCATAACTTGAAAGCACTTTTTGCTGATTTGCAAAACCAACAAGCTGAGAGTGGCAGAAAAGTTGTGAATTTGTCGCGGAAACGTGGTCTAACAAAACGTTGGAGCCAACGAGCAAGGGATCTTGGTGACGATACTAACCGCCGCTCAACTTAGCCGTTAGGCGCTGAAATAGTTGGCGGCGGGGTGGTAGGTGACGATCGCAGTGGTGGATTGTTCGGGGTAGAGTTGTTCGCTTTCGTCCATGGTGAGGTTGATGCGATCGCACTGCACTTTCCCATCTACCCGCACAAGTTCGATGTCAATCTAACCATTTTAGACTGGAATTAAGTTAGTTTCTGGTGATATGCCTTACAGAATGGCCGTTACAACAGATAACGGTTTCAACTGAATCCAGGGATTGAAAAACTCCCGCTTCATGAAGTTATGCATTAGTTTGGAGGCGCTTGCTCATGTCTAAAATGCTAATCCTGAAGCCGTTAAGCTGTGTCTTAACGGTAGCCCTAGCCACAACTACGATACCGTCCCCATCCATGCATGCCAGGGCTAATCCTTACAACGTCACCTGTCAAACGAGGGTTTCTTTGAACCAGAGCGTGAGTTTAACCTATCGATTGGCGGGCAACCTGCCGGAGACTACTGCGGTGGAAATTCCTCAAAACCCAGTTGGAACAAGCTTGACCCTAACGGTGCAGTGGCAAGACCAAAATGGCCAGGTTAAAACCTTGCTCAATGCTGCTGCGGTGAGTGATTATCAACAACTTGCCCCCGATGCCGACTACTCCCAACTGCCCTTTGACAGCTTGTTTAGGGGTCAGCCCAACAATGGCGATCGCCTTTACGGCATACCAGCTTCTGTGCATGGACTTTACCTCAGTTTGCGCCCGACTCGCGGCCAGCCTCAGCATATGCAGGTTGTCCACTATCTGCGCTCTGGTGAGTATGTGCGATCGAGGTTAGGCCCTTGTTTGACTGAGAATGGTGATCTTGATGCGGCCATTGAGTCACAGTTGGCACGGCTAGAAGAACGGCTCCAGTCCAAGGATTGGGCGGCTGCCGATCGCGAAACCCGCCAACTACTTGCGCCGGGCTCGCCGTTTAACCCGGTGTTGCCACGGCCAGCGGTGATTCGTGCCGTTGATCAGATGTGGTTAACGGCTAGTAACGGACGGTTTGGACTCAGTGTTCAACTGCGTCTTTGGCAAGAAGTGCTGTCCAAGCATTCTAATCATCACGAAGCGGCGGTCAATGCCTGGCGCGATCGCATCGGTTGGAAACTCACTGCTCCTCGTGCTGAGGTTGATTTCATCAGTAGCGATTGGCTGAATGAGTCGGAACTGACCTATTCCTTGCAGGCTCCGGAGGGACATCTACCCTGGGCTGGGGTGTCGGATGCGGTGGTGCAATCAGTTGCGGTTCCACCGCCTGGGGAACATTGTGGCAGTTGCACTGTTGATGCCATGCAGCTACGCAACGAACGCTTCTATCACTACATCCCTCAACTGATGGAACAGATTGATTTGTCCTTAGACTGACCGGTATTCCAGACTTTGGGGTCGCTCTAGAGGCTGCACGATGGTTGATGCGATCGCACTATTTTCAGTGCAATCCCCTTCGATTCGCGATCGCTGTCCGTTGACTCGGCGCGATCGGATGTTTGAAGCAGATCACTGCTCGAACCACGCCTAGCAGCTTCTTTAGTGGTTGGGGAGCAGTCATAGAGACAAATCCGTATAAAATGCTGAGAAGGGAGCTATACGGAAAATTTCTGTATAACGCCCTCTATGGGGGTTTTATGTGGATAAAATTTTAATAAAACCCCTATATTGGGCGATTATATGGAAAAAATCTATATAGCGTTTTCGCAACTCATGAGGCATAGAGACAAGGGGCTTAATCCCCTTGTTCATAGGGTTGAATTTACTGATGTGTACCTCATCTTTGTGGAAACCGCTATATAATCAATAGTTAGTTGCTTGAAAGGATAAGCATGGAAGCGATTAAAACAGAATACAAGGGAATAGTTTTTGATTCAAAATCAGAAGCTGTTTTTGCAAGAACGTTAGATTTATCCGGTGCTGAATGGGAATATCATCCACAGAAAAAATGTGGTCATTTATGGGATTTCCTTGTTCTTCCATATATAAATGCCGGCCATAGCGTATTAACACTTGTTGAGTATAAGCCTCAAATGCCAACAAATACATATGTTGACAATTTAACAAATAAAATGAGACGTGATCCTTTTGAATCTATTGTTGTTTGGGGGAATCCTTGGGACGGGATAGATGGTAGTATTGATGGTCCTCAAGACTGCTGTTATCGTATTTATCCTATTTTTTCGTCTTATGGTAAATATGGATGGGGTGATTTTATCCGGATGGCAGATAATGGAGGAGATTTTCCCACATCTTATCGACATCCTACTTACGAAGTTTTAGGAATCAAGGAATGGATGGTTCAAGAGGCAATGACATTTCGATATGATTTGTCTTATAACCGCAACTAATGGGTGGTTGTATGAAAAAAATCCATATAATTCATAGTTATGCAGCTCAGGTCTCAGTGGGGACGGCAGTTGAAAGCTCATCTGTTAGTGTTCTGAACTAAAAGAACGTGAGGTCATTGATAAAAAAGTATTTTAAGTTTTTTATGAGGCGATTGCAGAGATGAGATGAGTGGGCATACTAAAATAGTGCGGTTTTGCTAGTGGCTTCTCAAGGTTAATTAGGTGTATGCGAAAGTTAGTTTTCTCAGATACAGAAACGTTTTATCGTGAGTTAAAAATAGCCTTGGAGCAAGGTGAGCAAGTTGAAGTTGTTACTGATTACAAAAGGTATTCAGACCTTCCAGAGAAGTTAAAAACAATTTTTGAGTTACATAAAAATAAATCAGGTGAATGGATTCATGTAGCTACAGGTGCGTTCATTCCCTTATCTACTTCGGTCACTACAATCAATTACTCTGTCCTCTTTATTCTTGGGGGTGCAGGCATGGGTGCGCTTGTTGGAGCCATAGTTGGTGGTCTTGTTGGAGCAGCAGTTGGCGGTGGTATTGGAGCTATAGTTGGAACTGTTGCTGTCGCGACATCAAGCGGGAAGCATCACGTAGAGATAGAGATTGACGCTAGTGGTAAACTCCGGCTTAAGATTACTCCAATTCGTTAATGACACAGCATTAGAACCCTGCTGCACCGGAGCGCTTTCAAGGTTTTGCTAGGGTATAAAAGCTATCTGCGTCCGGTGAGCTTGGTCGTTAGGCGCTGAAATAGTTGGCGGCGGGGTGGTAGGTGACGATCGCAGTGGTGGATTGTTCGGGGTAGAGTTGTTCGCTTTCGTCCATGGTGAGGTTGATGCGATCGCACCCCAACAGGCGTAATTGCGTCACCTGATCCTGCATATTCGGGCAAGCCGGATAGCCGAAGCTATAGCGCGACCCTTGATAGCGTTGCTTCAACATATCCCGAATATTGTTCGGCTCCTGATCCCCATACCCTAGCTCGCGGCGAATGCGGGCGTGCGTCCATTCCGCCAACGCCTCCGCCATCTGCACCGCCATGCCGTGAAAATAAAGGTATTGCGTATAATCATCCGCCGCAAACAGTTTTTGGGCCTGTTCCGTGGCAATTTCCCCCATCGTCACCGCCTGCATCGGGAACACATCGATCGCCCCCGACTCCACCGATGCGAAGAAATCCGCAATACAGAGCCGCCGCCCCGATCGCTGCCGAGGAAACTCAAATCGCGCCACTTCTCGCCGTGCTTCCGGCTGTTCCGGGTCATAAATGAGCAGCGTATTTCCCTCGGATTGACAGGGGAAATAGCCATAGACTACCGCCGGATCGAGAAGTTTTTCCACCACCACGCGCCGCTGCCATTGGGATAAAAGTGGCTCCACTTTTGCCGCGAGAAACGCATTGTATTCCTCCCGTGATTGGCCTTGGGGTTTGCGGAATTGCCACTGTCCCGCGAAGAGGGCTTGTAGGTCCAAATACCAAAACAGGGCTTCTAAGGAAATGTCTTGGGAGGTGAGAATTTTCGTCCCCCAAAATGGCGGCGTGGGGCGGGGAATGTTGGGATCAATATCCTCAGAGCGGCGGGTATCGATTACTTTGGGTTCGTCGGGTTGAGAGGTGGATTGCTCCTCTTGGGGAGATGCGATCGCACTCCCATTCGTTTCACCCTCGGCAAATTCCCCCTGGAACCCCGTTAAATCGTCCCACGCCTCAGCCGCTTTCGCAGGCATCAGTTTATCCATAAAATGCAGGTCAGAAAACGCATCGCGCCCGTAAACCACCTGACCGTTATAGGTGGATTGACAATCGCCATGGACAAATTTCGGCGTGAGTGCCGCACCGCCTAAAATCACCGGCACGGTAATGCCTCGCTCATTAAACACCTGCAAATTTTCCTTCATGAATGCTGTAGATTTCACCAACAAGCCGCTCATGGCAATACAGTCGGCCCCGTGTTCTTCGTAGGCCTTGATAATCGCATCCACGGGTTGTTTAATCCCCAAGTTAATTACCTTGTAGCCATTGTTAGACAGAATAATATCTACGAGGTTTTTACCAATATCGTGAACATCGCCTTTCACTGTGGCAATGATGAACGTTCCTTTACGATTATCTTCCCCTTCTTTTTTCTCCATGAAGGGTTCTAAATAGGCAACGGCGGCCTTCATGGTTTGGGCGGATTGCAACACAAAGGGGAGTTGCATTTGACCCGATCCAAACAGTTCGCCCACGACTTTCATGCCGTCGAGGAGGAACACATTAATAATATGCAGCGGCTCAAACTCTTGGCGGGCTTCTTCTAAGGCTTCTTCAAGGCCGAGGCGTTCACCGTCGATGATGTGCTGTTTAAGGCGTTCATCAATGGGGAGATTTTTATCAACAGCTTCGCTTTTTTTCGCTTTTTTCCCGGCGAAGAGATCGGTGATTTTGCCGAGGGGATCGTAGGTGCAGATGTCGCCATCAAATTCCCGTAGATCGTAGATTAAATCACGGCAGATTTTTTGATGGTCGAGGTCGATTTTCGCCATCGGTAAAATCTTGCTGGCACTAACGATCGCACTATCTAACCCCACCGCCATCGCCTCATGTAAAAACACCGAATTCAACACCTGCCGCGCTGCTGCATTTAACCCGAAGGAAATGTTAGAAACCCCTAAGAGGATGTGACAACCGGGCAATTCAGCGCGGATTTTTTGGATTGATTCAATTGTCGCTTTGCCGTTTTCGCGGTCTTCTTCGATGCCGGTGGAGATCGGTAGGGCGAGGGGGTCAAAAAAGATTTCATGGGCAGGGATGCCGTGGGCGATCGCAGCATCATAGGCCCGTTTGGCGATCGCAAATTTTCGCTCCGCCGTCCGCGCCATCCCCTCTTCATCAATCGTGCCAACGACAATCCCGGCTCCGTACCGTTTCGCCAGATCGAGAACTTGATAGAAACGCGGCTCGCCGTCTTCGTAGTTCGTCGAGTTGAGAATACATTTCCCCCCCGCCACTTTCAGCCCCGCTTCCATCTTTTCCCATTCCGTCGAATCGAGCATCAAGGGCAGCGTCACATTATTCACCAACCGCGACGCGAGTTCGTGCATATCCTTCACCCCGTCGCGCCCCACGTAGTCCACGTTGACATCGAGAATATGCGCCCCTTCCTTGACCTGGGCTTTGGCGAGGGAAATCAAGCCGTCCCAATCTTCATCGTTCAACAGGGTGCGGCATTTTTTCGAGCCGCTGGCGTTGAGTCGTTCCCCGACGATCAAAAACGAATTGTCTTGGGTGTAGGGTTGGGTGCTGTAGATCGAGGCGGCGGCGGGTTCGTAGTGGGGCTGGCGGACTTTGGGGGTAAGGGTTTGGCTCATCTCCGCTAGGGCCTGGATATGGTCGGGGCGTGTGCCGCAGCAGCCGCCGATGATCTGCACACCCAAGTCTTCGATAAAGTGCATCAGAGACATCCGCAATTCCATCGGTGTGAGCTTGTAATGGGCTTGGCCGCCGACGTTTTCCGGTAGTCCCGCGTTGGGCACACAGGAGACGATGAAGGGGGAATGCTCGGAAAGATATTTAATATGTTCTTTCATCAAGTCGGGGCCGGTGGCGCAGTTCAGCCCCAGGATGTCGATGGGATAGGGTTCAAGAATCGCCAAGGCGGCGGCCATTTCGGTGCCGACGAGCATCGTGCCCATTTGCTCCATGGTGACGGAGACCATCAGGGGGAGGCGATCGCCCTTCTTTTCAAACACCTGCTCAATCCCGTTTAATGCCGCTTTAATTTGCAGCACATCCTGACAGGTTTCCACCAGGAGCAAATCCACACCGCCATCATAAAGAGCCGTGGCCTGTTCAATATAGGCCGCCTGCAAA
Coding sequences within:
- a CDS encoding GUN4 domain-containing protein; this translates as MNQSVSLTYRLAGNLPETTAVEIPQNPVGTSLTLTVQWQDQNGQVKTLLNAAAVSDYQQLAPDADYSQLPFDSLFRGQPNNGDRLYGIPASVHGLYLSLRPTRGQPQHMQVVHYLRSGEYVRSRLGPCLTENGDLDAAIESQLARLEERLQSKDWAAADRETRQLLAPGSPFNPVLPRPAVIRAVDQMWLTASNGRFGLSVQLRLWQEVLSKHSNHHEAAVNAWRDRIGWKLTAPRAEVDFISSDWLNESELTYSLQAPEGHLPWAGVSDAVVQSVAVPPPGEHCGSCTVDAMQLRNERFYHYIPQLMEQIDLSLD
- a CDS encoding B12-binding domain-containing radical SAM protein, coding for MRIKMILPALTEALSPHWRPIKYSLFPPLGLATIASFCPDDAEIELQDEHVQPLTLDDDPDLVVIQVYITSAFRAYELADHYRARGAYVCLGGLHVTALPEEAAQHADTIFLGPGEDTWPQFWADWHSGTVQSLYRSTVRSLLGVPPIRRDLIQRDRYLVPNSIVVSRGCPHHCDFCYKDAFYQGGKSFYTQAVDEALAEIERLPGRHLFFLDDHLFGNAQFAAALFEGMRGMNRVWQAAGTVHAILQPGLLEKAVESGLRSLFVGFETLNEANLRAQHKYHNLNRDYTAAIRRLHEFGVMINGSFVYGMDEDDPSVGDRTVEWAVQQGIETATFHILTPYPGTALYDRMAAQSRLLHHHWPDYDTRHVVFQPAQIDAAELEALYWRSYQQFYRWSAIFQGAWQKPTWEHRARHLAYAGGWKKFEPLWDMIIRAEQVAKVRPMLERILGGLPEVRSPFPHRQPQPIPQE
- the metH gene encoding methionine synthase, whose product is MNSAFLNRLHSPERPVLVFDGAMGTNLQVQNLTAADFGGPEYEGCNEYLVATKPEAVGTVHRGFLAAGADVIETDTFGGTSIVLAEYDLADRAYELNKTAAELAKAIAAEFSTPEKPRFVAGSIGPGTKLPTLGHIDFDSLQAAYIEQATALYDGGVDLLLVETCQDVLQIKAALNGIEQVFEKKGDRLPLMVSVTMEQMGTMLVGTEMAAALAILEPYPIDILGLNCATGPDLMKEHIKYLSEHSPFIVSCVPNAGLPENVGGQAHYKLTPMELRMSLMHFIEDLGVQIIGGCCGTRPDHIQALAEMSQTLTPKVRQPHYEPAAASIYSTQPYTQDNSFLIVGERLNASGSKKCRTLLNDEDWDGLISLAKAQVKEGAHILDVNVDYVGRDGVKDMHELASRLVNNVTLPLMLDSTEWEKMEAGLKVAGGKCILNSTNYEDGEPRFYQVLDLAKRYGAGIVVGTIDEEGMARTAERKFAIAKRAYDAAIAHGIPAHEIFFDPLALPISTGIEEDRENGKATIESIQKIRAELPGCHILLGVSNISFGLNAAARQVLNSVFLHEAMAVGLDSAIVSASKILPMAKIDLDHQKICRDLIYDLREFDGDICTYDPLGKITDLFAGKKAKKSEAVDKNLPIDERLKQHIIDGERLGLEEALEEARQEFEPLHIINVFLLDGMKVVGELFGSGQMQLPFVLQSAQTMKAAVAYLEPFMEKKEGEDNRKGTFIIATVKGDVHDIGKNLVDIILSNNGYKVINLGIKQPVDAIIKAYEEHGADCIAMSGLLVKSTAFMKENLQVFNERGITVPVILGGAALTPKFVHGDCQSTYNGQVVYGRDAFSDLHFMDKLMPAKAAEAWDDLTGFQGEFAEGETNGSAIASPQEEQSTSQPDEPKVIDTRRSEDIDPNIPRPTPPFWGTKILTSQDISLEALFWYLDLQALFAGQWQFRKPQGQSREEYNAFLAAKVEPLLSQWQRRVVVEKLLDPAVVYGYFPCQSEGNTLLIYDPEQPEARREVARFEFPRQRSGRRLCIADFFASVESGAIDVFPMQAVTMGEIATEQAQKLFAADDYTQYLYFHGMAVQMAEALAEWTHARIRRELGYGDQEPNNIRDMLKQRYQGSRYSFGYPACPNMQDQVTQLRLLGCDRINLTMDESEQLYPEQSTTAIVTYHPAANYFSA
- a CDS encoding transglutaminase family protein encodes the protein MRYHIRHKTTYRYSDRIILKPHLIRLYPQGDARQRLEQWELQVTPEPVGRSQFTDLDGNTLTKVWFHDPTPTLTITATMTVETLQSNPFNYLLDAWATALPWDYPHSLAAQLTPYLRPVQASFDPGAIALAQDLHSDSQGNTLDFLNRLNQMLYTDWDYIYRASGAPWLPGVTLRRRQGSCRDWAVLFMEVCRSLGIPARFVSGYQEGDRDQSDRDLHAWIEVYLPGAGWHGYDPTQGLLVSDRHIPLCASADPQFTAPITGQITPSRLPPPQPVTTTMESAIALEWLTNSESE